A window of Juglans regia cultivar Chandler chromosome 7, Walnut 2.0, whole genome shotgun sequence contains these coding sequences:
- the LOC108982602 gene encoding peroxisomal membrane protein 11C-like gives MSTLDATRAELALVVLYLSKAEARDKICRAIQYGSKYLSNGEPGTAQNVDKSTSLARKVFRLFKFVNDLQALISPTPPGTPLPIVLLGKSKNALLSTFLFLDQIVWLGRTGIYKNKERTDLLGRISLYCWLSASICTTLIEVGELGRLSASMKKLEKDLNKNDKYQNEQYRAKLKKSNERSLALIKAALDLGVAVGLLQLVPKKVTPRVTGALGFVSSLISCYQLLPSPAKSKAP, from the exons ATGAGTACACTCGATGCAACTAGGGCAGAACTTGCACTtgttgttttgtatttgagcAAGGCCGAAGCCAGGGACAAGATATGCAGGGCAATACAATATGGCTCCAAATACTTGAGTAATGGAGAGCCTGGTACAGCCCAAAATGTTGACAAATCAACTAGCTTGGCAAGGAAGGTTTTCCGTcttttcaag TTTGTCAATGACTTGCAAGCTCTTATCAGTCCAACTCCGCCAGGAACTCCCCTTCCTATTGTTTTGCTTGGAAAG TCCAAAAATGCATTACTGTCAACTTTCTTGTTTCTTGATCAAATTGTGTGGCTTGGTAGAACGGGCATTTATAAG AACAAGGAACGGACAGACCTACTTGGCCGCATCTCTCTCTATTGTTGGCTGAGTGCCTCAATTTGTACTACTTTGATTGAG GTTGGGGAGCTTGGAAGACTTTCTGCATCAATGAAGAAGTTAGAAAAGGatcttaataaaaatgataaatatcaa AATGAGCAATACCGAGCCaaacttaaaaaatcaaatgagagGTCTCTGGCACTAATCAAAGCAGCCTTGGATCTAGGAGTAGCTGTTGGTCTGCTTCAATTGGTACCCAAGAAAGTTACTCCTCGTGTAACTGGAGCTCTTGGATTTGTTAGCTCACTTATCTCTTGTTATCAG TTGCTTCCATCGCCAGCCAAGTCCAAGGCACCATGA